In uncultured Ilyobacter sp., a genomic segment contains:
- a CDS encoding dTDP-4-dehydrorhamnose 3,5-epimerase family protein, which produces MEKFVLEKELAKDLKLIRMKSFKDMRGEYIKSYSERDLFSLGINNKFLEDNYLISKKGSIRGLHYQRDNPEAKLIRCLEGSIMDIVVDLRKNSDTYKNVFKIKLSRGDNLIFSVPEGFAHGFISLTDSTVLYKSSNYYFPEDQHGVSIFSSEIGLDKVLEKEKIENIIVTEKDKSHAKIRDI; this is translated from the coding sequence ATGGAAAAATTTGTTTTAGAAAAAGAGTTAGCAAAAGATTTGAAATTGATAAGAATGAAATCATTTAAAGATATGAGAGGAGAATATATTAAAAGTTACAGTGAGAGAGATCTTTTTTCTTTAGGAATAAACAATAAATTTTTAGAGGATAATTATTTAATATCTAAAAAAGGCAGTATAAGAGGTTTACATTATCAAAGAGATAATCCTGAAGCAAAACTAATCCGTTGTCTTGAAGGGAGTATAATGGATATCGTTGTAGATCTGCGAAAGAATTCAGATACTTATAAAAATGTGTTTAAGATAAAGCTTTCTAGAGGAGATAATCTCATTTTTTCAGTCCCAGAAGGATTTGCTCATGGATTTATTAGTCTGACTGATTCTACTGTATTATATAAAAGTTCTAATTATTATTTTCCAGAGGATCAGCATGGGGTCTCTATTTTTTCTTCAGAAATTGGTCTAGATAAGGTACTAGAAAAGGAAAAAATAGAAAATATAATAGTAACTGAAAAGGATAAGTCACATGCAAAAATTAGAGATATATAG
- a CDS encoding FAD-dependent oxidoreductase, with protein MNYNIVILGAGISGISTAYHLKEEGINSVIFEKNSSWGGMLDNFEIDGFRFDRFVHLSFAVDEHVKEIFSKSTDFYTHVPDPFNYYKGYWVKHPAQNNLYPLPEKEKTAILEDFKKRENKDVSEIKNYEEWLRVQFGDYFAENFPMAYTRKYWTIDAKKLETKWVGKRIYLPSVKEIEEGCKTSETPVTYYAKEMRYPKTGGYKSFLTSMVEWIDIRQNKEVIKINLGKHKIYFSDGTQCKYKKLVSSLPLPEICKIIEDIPEKVVSASKELLCTSGYLVSFGFNKPDIPKNLWFYIYDEDILSARVYSPSLKSPENAPEGCSSIQAEIYFSNEKKFNLSEDEILDNMVKKLIEMKVFKEEDLILKDIRREEYANVVFKHNIYENRKIVLDFLKEANIKPIGRFGEWKYLWSDQSLISGQMAAEKIIKEL; from the coding sequence ATGAACTACAACATAGTAATTTTAGGAGCAGGAATATCAGGGATTTCAACGGCTTATCATTTAAAAGAGGAGGGTATAAATTCAGTAATCTTTGAAAAAAATTCTTCTTGGGGAGGGATGTTAGACAATTTTGAGATTGATGGATTTAGATTTGATAGGTTTGTACATCTTTCTTTTGCTGTAGATGAGCATGTAAAGGAAATATTTTCAAAATCTACAGATTTTTACACTCATGTACCTGATCCATTTAATTATTATAAGGGATATTGGGTAAAACATCCAGCTCAGAACAACCTTTATCCACTGCCGGAAAAAGAAAAAACAGCTATACTAGAAGATTTTAAAAAAAGAGAAAATAAAGATGTATCTGAAATAAAAAATTATGAGGAGTGGCTTAGAGTTCAGTTCGGAGATTATTTTGCTGAAAATTTTCCAATGGCATATACTAGAAAATACTGGACGATAGATGCGAAAAAGTTAGAAACAAAGTGGGTTGGTAAAAGGATCTACCTTCCTTCTGTAAAAGAGATTGAAGAAGGGTGTAAAACAAGTGAAACCCCAGTAACTTATTATGCTAAAGAGATGAGATATCCTAAAACTGGAGGATATAAATCATTTTTAACTTCTATGGTTGAGTGGATAGACATTAGACAGAACAAAGAAGTAATAAAAATAAACTTAGGTAAACATAAAATATATTTTTCAGACGGTACTCAATGCAAGTATAAAAAACTGGTATCGAGTCTACCATTACCTGAAATATGTAAAATTATAGAAGATATACCAGAAAAAGTAGTTTCAGCTTCTAAAGAACTTCTGTGCACTTCTGGATACCTTGTGTCTTTTGGATTTAATAAACCCGATATACCTAAAAATCTTTGGTTTTATATCTACGATGAAGATATACTCAGCGCTAGAGTGTATTCACCTAGCCTGAAATCTCCTGAAAATGCTCCTGAAGGATGCAGTTCTATTCAAGCTGAAATTTATTTTTCAAATGAAAAGAAGTTTAATCTTTCAGAAGATGAGATTCTAGATAATATGGTAAAAAAACTTATAGAGATGAAAGTTTTTAAAGAGGAGGATTTGATTTTAAAGGATATAAGAAGAGAGGAGTATGCAAATGTTGTTTTTAAGCACAACATTTATGAAAACAGAAAAATTGTTCTAGATTTTCTAAAAGAAGCAAATATAAAGCCTATAGGAAGATTTGGGGAGTGGAAATATTTGTGGAGTGACCAGAGTCTAATAAGTGGTCAGATGGCTGCAGAAAAAATCATAAAAGAGTTATAA
- the rfbC gene encoding dTDP-4-dehydrorhamnose 3,5-epimerase: MKFIETEIKGLFIIEDFHVEDERGSFTKTYNRSIFKNNKLKGKFKESFYSVSKRDVIRGMHFQLPPHDQDKMVYVTRGKIIDVILDLRKKSKTYGQVFSIELSEEKRNSLYIPKGCAHGFKSLEDDSTVVYDVTTVHSPESDSGIRWDSFGYDWETNIPLMSEKDKNLMGFIEFKKKNPF, from the coding sequence ATGAAATTTATCGAAACAGAGATAAAAGGTCTCTTCATAATAGAAGACTTCCATGTGGAAGATGAAAGAGGAAGTTTTACAAAAACATACAACAGAAGTATTTTTAAAAATAATAAACTCAAGGGGAAATTTAAAGAAAGCTTTTATTCTGTATCCAAAAGAGATGTAATAAGAGGAATGCATTTTCAGCTTCCCCCACACGATCAGGATAAAATGGTGTATGTTACCAGAGGTAAAATTATAGATGTAATTTTAGATCTTAGAAAAAAATCTAAGACATATGGACAAGTGTTTTCAATAGAGCTTTCAGAAGAGAAAAGAAATTCATTATATATACCCAAGGGGTGTGCTCATGGTTTTAAATCTCTAGAGGATGATTCAACTGTTGTCTATGATGTGACGACAGTTCACAGTCCAGAAAGTGATTCAGGAATAAGATGGGACAGTTTTGGATATGATTGGGAGACAAATATTCCTTTAATGTCTGAGAAAGATAAAAATCTTATGGGATTTATTGAATTTAAAAAGAAAAATCCATTTTAA
- a CDS encoding glycosyltransferase family 2 protein: MEKDRMISIIIPFYNVGNYVKETIKSLESQIYREFEVIFVNDASTDKSLEIVKNSLKKVTFDYKIIDIQKNTGPGAARNKGLSEAKGKYIFFLDSDDILSKDMMEKVMCKFLYDDPDLVFFKFKRIDEDGRIIQNYNEIFDDVEKIKKSRDIIKKYIDLGIFLFTGNVVYKKELLKDIYFNENNIYCYYVEDQEFIIRVLLKSTKVGYINRDLIGYVQREGSIMNSQFNLKRFNKVRVFNDFYEQYSEIDIELGRLFLKRRNKEILWITRSYIKSVSNQKNVHISRSIKENILTIETRSYLKWKYLREMEAKHKIQIFLLKYFPYLYVRISKII, encoded by the coding sequence ATGGAGAAAGACAGAATGATAAGTATAATAATCCCTTTCTATAATGTGGGTAATTATGTGAAAGAAACAATTAAAAGTCTTGAATCACAGATTTATAGGGAGTTTGAGGTTATATTTGTAAATGATGCATCTACAGACAAAAGTTTAGAAATTGTGAAAAATTCTCTAAAAAAGGTAACATTTGACTATAAAATAATAGATATTCAAAAAAACACAGGTCCCGGTGCTGCCAGAAACAAGGGACTTTCAGAGGCAAAAGGAAAATATATATTTTTTTTAGATTCAGATGATATTTTATCAAAAGACATGATGGAAAAAGTTATGTGCAAATTTTTATATGATGATCCAGATCTTGTTTTTTTTAAATTTAAAAGAATAGATGAAGATGGAAGAATAATTCAAAATTATAATGAAATATTTGATGATGTTGAAAAAATAAAAAAATCCAGAGATATTATAAAAAAGTACATAGACCTAGGGATATTTTTATTTACAGGGAATGTAGTTTATAAAAAAGAGTTATTAAAAGATATTTATTTCAATGAAAATAATATTTATTGTTATTATGTAGAGGATCAGGAATTTATCATAAGAGTATTACTAAAATCAACTAAAGTAGGATATATAAATCGTGATTTGATCGGGTATGTCCAAAGAGAAGGTTCTATAATGAATAGTCAGTTCAATTTAAAAAGGTTTAATAAAGTAAGGGTTTTCAACGATTTTTATGAGCAATATAGTGAAATAGATATTGAACTTGGTAGATTATTTCTTAAAAGACGTAATAAAGAGATTTTGTGGATTACAAGGTCCTATATAAAAAGTGTATCAAATCAAAAAAATGTACATATAAGTAGATCTATAAAGGAAAATATTTTAACCATAGAGACAAGATCTTATTTGAAATGGAAATATCTAAGAGAAATGGAAGCAAAACATAAAATTCAGATTTTTCTCTTGAAATATTTTCCTTACTTATACGTAAGAATTTCAAAAATAATTTAA
- a CDS encoding NAD(P)-dependent oxidoreductase, giving the protein MKKAIITGGTGFVGSNLSRELLRRGWEVSIIAQKKFGYKNIEDIRDKVNIFEYEGEIDQLINFFKNTNANVVFHLASVFISEHKSSDVDLLIDSNLKFGSQILEAMKKSETKLIINTGTSWQHYHSDEYSPVCLYAATKEAFEKLIEYYIAGEGIRGITLKLFDTYGETDTRPKLINLLHKFSLEKTQLDMSPGDQVIDLVHVEDVVKAFIKAYEYIYANKEVQYEKYAVSSGRELKLKELIELYEKISGEKVLIKWGGRPYRKREVMKLWRDFQTLPGWNCMITLEEGLQRVSHKNK; this is encoded by the coding sequence ATGAAAAAAGCTATTATAACAGGAGGAACAGGTTTTGTAGGCTCCAATCTTTCAAGAGAGTTATTAAGGCGAGGGTGGGAGGTTTCTATAATTGCACAAAAAAAATTTGGCTATAAAAATATAGAAGATATAAGAGATAAAGTTAATATCTTTGAATACGAGGGAGAGATAGATCAACTTATAAATTTCTTTAAAAACACCAACGCCAATGTTGTTTTTCACCTTGCCTCCGTATTTATATCAGAACATAAATCAAGTGATGTTGATCTCCTTATAGACAGTAATTTAAAATTTGGATCACAGATTTTAGAAGCTATGAAAAAATCAGAAACCAAGTTGATTATAAATACCGGAACTTCTTGGCAACACTACCACAGTGATGAATATAGTCCTGTGTGTCTTTATGCCGCCACAAAAGAAGCTTTTGAAAAGTTAATAGAATATTATATAGCAGGAGAAGGAATAAGAGGAATTACTTTAAAATTATTTGATACCTATGGTGAGACAGACACCAGACCAAAGCTTATCAACCTTCTTCACAAATTCTCACTTGAGAAAACTCAACTGGATATGAGCCCTGGAGATCAAGTAATTGACTTAGTTCATGTTGAAGATGTGGTAAAGGCATTTATAAAGGCATATGAATATATATATGCAAATAAGGAAGTTCAGTATGAAAAATATGCGGTAAGCTCAGGGAGAGAGCTAAAGCTAAAAGAACTAATAGAACTTTATGAGAAAATTTCAGGAGAAAAAGTGTTGATCAAATGGGGTGGACGCCCCTATAGAAAAAGAGAGGTCATGAAACTCTGGAGAGATTTCCAAACACTTCCTGGATGGAATTGTATGATTACACTTGAAGAGGGGCTTCAGAGAGTTTCTCATAAAAATAAATAG
- a CDS encoding glycosyltransferase family 2 protein, which yields MESESLISVIIPFYNIGDYIKKTVQSLESQTYKKFEVIFVNDGSTDSSLKILKAELKEVTFDYKIIILPENKGLSNARNRGLSDAKGEYVYFLDADDYLDKNAFEKIMEMFDTENLDVVFFQFRRVDENENLLENYNESFIDVNKIESSRNILFKYINLEIFIYSCSMVYSRRILKNLFFNEISYIEDQDFTIRALLNSTKVGYINSQLINYCQREGSLMNRKFSLKILDKIKLFDIFFQEYEIKDKELSELFLKRRAREVLWITRAYIRGEKKLKLKEIKKYIEKNFLTEKILSYIDYESTKEMNSRHKIQFFLLKKFPVLYVRIVQNFKINRRTLVYFKRRGM from the coding sequence ATGGAAAGTGAAAGTTTAATAAGTGTAATAATACCTTTTTATAATATTGGAGATTACATAAAAAAGACTGTGCAAAGCCTTGAATCTCAAACTTATAAAAAATTTGAAGTCATATTTGTGAATGATGGTTCTACAGATAGTAGTTTAAAAATTTTGAAAGCAGAACTAAAAGAAGTAACTTTTGATTATAAGATTATAATTTTACCAGAAAACAAAGGTTTAAGTAATGCCCGAAATAGAGGTTTATCAGATGCAAAAGGAGAGTATGTATATTTTTTAGATGCAGATGATTATTTGGATAAAAATGCATTTGAAAAAATTATGGAAATGTTTGACACTGAAAATTTAGATGTTGTATTTTTTCAATTTAGACGTGTTGATGAGAATGAAAATTTATTAGAAAATTATAATGAATCATTTATAGATGTAAATAAAATTGAATCAAGTAGAAATATTTTATTTAAATATATAAATTTGGAAATTTTTATATATTCATGCAGCATGGTTTATAGTAGAAGAATTTTAAAAAATTTATTTTTTAATGAAATTAGTTATATAGAGGATCAGGATTTTACAATAAGAGCTCTTCTTAATTCTACTAAAGTAGGATATATAAATTCTCAGCTTATAAATTATTGCCAAAGAGAAGGTTCCCTAATGAACAGAAAGTTTAGTTTGAAAATATTGGATAAAATAAAACTTTTTGATATTTTTTTTCAAGAGTATGAGATAAAAGATAAAGAGTTGAGTGAACTGTTTCTAAAAAGAAGAGCGAGAGAAGTATTGTGGATAACCCGTGCTTATATAAGAGGAGAAAAAAAATTAAAACTGAAAGAAATAAAAAAATATATAGAGAAAAATTTTTTAACAGAGAAAATATTGTCTTATATTGATTATGAATCTACAAAAGAGATGAATTCGAGGCACAAAATACAATTTTTTTTATTGAAAAAATTTCCCGTCTTATATGTAAGAATAGTCCAAAATTTTAAAATAAATAGAAGAACCCTAGTTTATTTTAAAAGAAGAGGTATGTAA
- the rfbF gene encoding glucose-1-phosphate cytidylyltransferase, with amino-acid sequence MKAVILAGGFGTRLSEATHLIPKPMVEVGGKPVLWHIMKTYSHYGINEFVICLGYKGYIIKEWFANYFLHSSDVMIDLWDNSIEILDNHSDHWKVTLVDTGLHTMTAGRVKRIQKYIGEETFLLTYGDGVGDIDIHKSLEHHKKTKRALTVTAYKPQGKFGSLELDNEGNVLSFTEKPKGDGMWINAGYFVCEPTIFDYLGGDDMMLEKEPLEKLAKENLMTSYVHDGFWKPMDTLKDNNDLNELWYSGKAPWKVW; translated from the coding sequence ATGAAAGCGGTTATCCTAGCTGGTGGATTTGGAACAAGGCTTAGTGAGGCGACTCACCTGATACCAAAACCTATGGTCGAGGTAGGTGGGAAGCCGGTATTGTGGCATATAATGAAAACTTATTCTCACTATGGGATAAATGAGTTTGTAATATGCCTTGGATATAAGGGGTATATAATTAAAGAGTGGTTTGCAAATTATTTTTTGCACAGTAGTGATGTGATGATAGATCTGTGGGACAACAGTATAGAGATTTTAGACAATCACTCAGACCACTGGAAGGTTACCCTTGTGGATACGGGACTTCACACAATGACTGCAGGAAGGGTAAAGAGGATACAAAAGTATATAGGGGAAGAAACTTTTTTGCTTACATACGGAGACGGTGTAGGAGATATAGATATTCATAAATCTCTAGAACATCACAAGAAAACCAAAAGGGCTCTGACTGTCACTGCCTACAAGCCACAAGGTAAGTTTGGGTCTCTAGAACTTGATAATGAGGGGAATGTCCTTTCGTTTACTGAAAAGCCCAAAGGTGACGGCATGTGGATAAATGCAGGATATTTTGTCTGTGAACCTACTATCTTTGACTATCTTGGGGGAGATGACATGATGTTAGAAAAAGAACCCCTTGAAAAATTGGCAAAAGAAAATTTGATGACTTCATATGTGCATGATGGATTTTGGAAACCTATGGATACTTTAAAGGATAATAATGACTTGAATGAATTGTGGTATTCAGGAAAGGCTCCTTGGAAGGTATGGTGA
- a CDS encoding glycosyltransferase family 2 protein: MNIEKNDIFKYKNNFKKYSHVKSWLNFGDPNYKSKPHLTIAIPTYKRPEMLKEAIDSALNQKDFDDYEIIVVDNDSECISQISKTEELIKNYNNPKILYYKNDENLGIYGNWNRCIELARGKWYTMLHDDDLLLEDFLTEVFKLIKNTPKISCVKARHYIYDQRIDAKKKKFKEKLKNLRGKVQRYNELDFLISNPIGGPVGIVMEREKALAIGGFNEEYYPSSDYVFFTNYCTKYNIYYYNKVLCFYRISKNESLNNGTMIKATRVHYDVINILRGKNNFRNFFFKEYSLYFSLRALKEIKSLWRVEVKKEEMQFLGDNPRLNPLVYYFYFIFKGLWILKRSIPLRPFKKKRTFKNIISRVKNLKFSLLKLK, encoded by the coding sequence ATGAATATTGAAAAAAATGACATATTCAAATATAAAAATAACTTTAAGAAATACAGTCATGTAAAATCCTGGTTGAATTTTGGAGATCCCAATTATAAAAGTAAACCGCATCTGACAATTGCTATACCTACATATAAAAGGCCTGAAATGTTAAAAGAAGCCATTGACAGTGCTCTTAATCAAAAAGATTTTGACGATTATGAAATCATTGTTGTAGACAATGATTCAGAGTGTATTTCTCAAATAAGTAAAACAGAGGAATTGATTAAAAACTATAATAATCCAAAGATATTATATTATAAAAATGATGAAAATCTTGGTATTTACGGGAACTGGAACAGGTGCATTGAACTTGCGAGAGGTAAGTGGTATACAATGCTTCATGATGATGATCTTTTGCTAGAAGACTTCTTAACGGAAGTATTTAAGCTAATAAAAAATACTCCTAAAATATCATGTGTTAAAGCTAGACATTATATTTATGATCAGAGAATAGATGCAAAGAAAAAAAAGTTTAAGGAAAAGCTCAAAAATTTACGGGGTAAGGTACAAAGATACAATGAGCTTGATTTTTTAATATCAAATCCAATAGGTGGACCTGTGGGAATTGTAATGGAAAGAGAGAAAGCTTTGGCTATAGGGGGGTTCAACGAAGAGTATTATCCCTCTAGTGACTATGTATTTTTTACAAATTATTGTACAAAATATAATATTTATTATTATAATAAAGTATTGTGTTTTTATAGAATATCAAAAAATGAAAGTTTGAACAACGGTACCATGATAAAGGCTACAAGGGTTCATTACGATGTTATTAATATCTTGAGGGGAAAAAATAACTTCAGAAATTTTTTCTTTAAAGAATATTCACTTTATTTTTCTTTAAGGGCTTTGAAAGAGATAAAGTCGCTTTGGAGGGTAGAGGTTAAAAAAGAAGAGATGCAATTTTTAGGGGATAATCCCAGATTAAATCCTCTAGTATACTACTTCTATTTCATATTTAAAGGTTTATGGATTTTAAAAAGATCTATTCCATTAAGACCTTTTAAGAAAAAAAGAACGTTTAAAAATATTATTTCCCGGGTGAAGAATTTGAAATTTTCTTTATTAAAGTTGAAATAA
- a CDS encoding polysaccharide pyruvyl transferase family protein: MKIKKYFQLNLKYFIGIFYLSKFKEYKNKKKVILTLTPRHKNMGDHAIAFASKKFIEENFKDYNFIELDMVDLYKYGIALKSFLTPDDIIMILGGGNMGDMYLQDEEQRRFIINKFRKNKIISLPQTISFSDTERGRKELEKSKKAYNSHEKLLLTAREKKSFEIMKKNFNESNVIEVPDIVLYLNEIKNESREYILLCLRKDKEGVLSQEFKENIRLLLMKKYKKVKVIDTVFKKNIDKNTRDLNLKRLLTDIRKSQLVITDRLHGMIFCVITGTPCLVLGTFNHKVTGVYKWVEGLKHVKMVTQEELNEDLINICDKIINSKIEKYNFSKEFDKLIDSIQNLN, from the coding sequence ATGAAAATAAAAAAATATTTTCAATTAAATTTAAAATACTTTATTGGTATCTTCTATCTGAGCAAATTTAAAGAGTATAAAAACAAGAAAAAAGTAATACTAACTCTTACTCCCAGACACAAAAATATGGGAGACCACGCAATTGCTTTTGCAAGTAAGAAATTCATTGAAGAAAATTTTAAAGATTATAATTTTATAGAATTGGATATGGTGGATCTCTACAAATACGGGATAGCTTTAAAAAGTTTTCTAACTCCTGATGATATAATTATGATTTTAGGAGGAGGAAACATGGGGGATATGTACTTGCAAGATGAAGAACAAAGAAGATTTATAATAAATAAGTTTAGAAAAAATAAAATAATTTCTTTGCCCCAAACCATAAGTTTTAGTGATACTGAAAGAGGAAGAAAGGAATTAGAAAAAAGTAAAAAAGCATATAACTCCCATGAAAAACTACTATTGACTGCAAGAGAAAAAAAATCTTTTGAAATAATGAAAAAAAATTTTAACGAATCCAATGTTATTGAAGTTCCTGATATAGTTTTATATCTGAATGAGATAAAGAATGAAAGTCGAGAGTATATATTACTCTGCCTTAGGAAAGATAAAGAGGGAGTCTTGTCTCAGGAATTTAAAGAAAATATAAGACTTTTATTGATGAAAAAATATAAAAAAGTTAAGGTGATCGATACAGTTTTCAAAAAAAATATAGATAAAAATACAAGAGATCTGAATTTGAAGAGGTTATTGACAGATATAAGAAAATCCCAACTTGTAATAACAGATAGATTGCACGGAATGATATTTTGTGTGATCACAGGTACACCATGTCTTGTTTTAGGGACATTTAATCATAAAGTTACGGGGGTATATAAATGGGTCGAAGGATTAAAACATGTAAAAATGGTTACGCAAGAAGAGTTGAATGAAGACCTTATAAACATATGTGACAAAATTATAAATTCAAAAATAGAAAAATATAATTTTTCAAAAGAGTTTGATAAATTAATCGATTCTATACAAAACTTAAATTAA
- the rfbG gene encoding CDP-glucose 4,6-dehydratase: protein MELYNDVYRGKTVLVTGHTGFKGSWLSIWLRELGAKVVGYALDPYTDRDNFVLSHLNEKIIDIRGDIRDGEKLASVFKKYKPEIVFHLAAQPIVRLSYEIPVETYEVNVMGTIKLLECIRNTDETKVGVMITTDKCYENKEQIWGYRESDSFGGYDPYSSSKGACEIAINSWRRSFFNPCDYKNHGKAISSVRAGNVIGGGDWTKDRIIPDCIKAIENNQAIEIRNPKSIRPWEHVLEPLSGYLLLGQKMWENPTAYSEGWNFGPDPDSIVDVINVAEKLIKIYGKGSIEDVSSENDLHEAKLLLLDITKARLRLGWSPTLDFYESLEMTVEWYRNYRDENVYSLCVKQIETFITKGRLK from the coding sequence ATGGAACTTTACAATGATGTGTATAGGGGAAAAACTGTTCTTGTAACTGGTCATACAGGATTTAAAGGATCATGGCTTTCCATATGGCTAAGAGAGCTGGGAGCCAAAGTAGTCGGCTATGCCTTAGATCCCTATACAGATAGGGACAATTTTGTATTGAGCCATCTAAATGAAAAGATTATAGATATCAGAGGAGACATAAGAGATGGTGAAAAACTTGCCTCTGTATTTAAAAAATATAAACCTGAAATAGTGTTTCACCTGGCAGCGCAGCCTATAGTAAGGCTATCCTATGAAATACCTGTGGAAACATATGAGGTAAATGTAATGGGAACCATAAAACTCTTGGAGTGTATAAGAAATACAGATGAAACAAAGGTTGGGGTAATGATAACCACGGATAAATGTTATGAGAATAAAGAACAGATTTGGGGATATAGAGAAAGTGATTCTTTTGGAGGTTATGATCCATACTCTTCATCTAAGGGGGCCTGTGAAATTGCAATAAATTCCTGGAGAAGATCTTTTTTCAATCCATGTGATTATAAAAATCACGGGAAGGCAATTTCTAGTGTAAGAGCGGGAAATGTCATAGGAGGGGGAGACTGGACCAAAGACAGGATCATACCTGACTGCATAAAAGCTATAGAGAATAATCAGGCTATAGAGATTCGAAATCCAAAATCAATTAGACCTTGGGAACATGTCTTAGAGCCACTAAGTGGCTATCTATTACTTGGGCAAAAAATGTGGGAGAATCCGACTGCTTACTCTGAAGGATGGAACTTCGGACCTGATCCAGATTCTATAGTGGATGTAATAAATGTAGCGGAAAAACTGATAAAAATATACGGAAAGGGAAGTATAGAGGATGTTTCTTCTGAAAATGATCTCCATGAGGCTAAACTTTTATTATTAGATATTACAAAGGCCAGACTGAGACTTGGTTGGAGTCCGACTCTTGATTTTTATGAATCCCTTGAAATGACTGTAGAGTGGTATAGAAATTATCGAGATGAAAATGTATATAGCCTTTGTGTGAAACAGATAGAAACCTTTATAACTAAGGGGAGGTTAAAATGA